GCGAACTCTTTCCCTATGCACGGGGGCAGAAGGAATTCAAAAAATGTAAGGTATATATCAAGCAAACTCTTCCCATCAACCACTTGCAGAGATATAAAATTTGTGGAACTTTTAGGGTTTGTATCTTAGCAGCCGACCACTGAAAACCATCATTATCTTTGGATCTAATCTAATTTCTTATTTTCACTCAtatttagaaggtttatagattTCTATCCATCATATTTATTTATTCCCTTTTGGCATATTGAGGTTGCGATGCTTCAACCTTGGATCATTAAAGCACGTACTGCTTAAAGGACAAGTTTGTCCTTTTATATTATTTCATTGCTATTTTTTACTATAGTGAAATTAGCACACAAGTCTTCTATAGCAAGACTCATAACTCAAACTAACTTCTCTTTTGCTGCCTAAGTAGCCTCCAAAAAGATGTTAATTGGCGTGGGGAGAATTATCTTGTAGGATAAATACGCATTCTAATTAAAGAAAATAGGATATTTTAGAAGTTAAATCAGCTATTAAACTTAATGTATATATATTCATTTCGGCTCCATCATATTATTCCATTTTTCTTAATCCAATCTAGAGGCATTTAAAAAATCCAGCAAACAATATCACTATATAGATAAAGAATTCGTTAGATTGTGATTTGCTCCAAAGTCCAATTCATACTCTTATATAGAATCAATATTCAAAGCATGGAAACAGTAATCAAGTGCAGCACTTATAATCTTCTTACCATAGAACTTTCCATGAATAGCCAGAAAATTCAGGTGACGCACCCTACTGTTGGTGATAAGATGCTACCATTTCGGTTTAAAGAATAAATTTGATTTTTATACCTTTTCTTTAAAGCAGTTAACGGATATGATAAGTCTTGGGTGGTTTTGTTCCATATTCCTTTTTGGAGATAGTTAATAAGGAGAAGAAACAGGTTAACAAACAATCCACAAGAAATAATTGGGGCAAGTGCACGGATAGCCATTTTCAGAtatgctatttagagattagtcagtacttattttgttctgaaattttaaactaaaaatcttaatttcaggATAATTCAGAAAATTTTTGTCCTAAAAATTAAACCTAAAAACTGAAATTCAAGACGCACtgactaattcctaaatagcagccCTTTAAAGTGGCTACCTGGTGTAATTTCTTCTAAATAATTAAAATTCGAATTACTCTCTTTATCTCAATTTATGTTACACTTTGCTTCTCGTGATTCAAACTACGTGAATTTTAACCAATATTTTTAAATGCATTTTTTGTCATATTGacatgatttgtttttaaatttatagTACTTTTCGTATAGTTTTCGACTAtctaaatattaattttaaaatattgagttgATCTTATCTAATATAGTTTCGAAGATTagtaaaattaatttttgaaaagtgaaaaatattaCATTGAGATAATAATATTTTACACTTACAATTTTGGCATGTTGGTCACCTGATATCTCTTTGAGAACGACTTTGCTGGATAATTTGTCAGATGTTCAGATATTACATTGAATTAAGCCGAAGAACAATTTTGTTAGGTTGTTTACTTTTGAATCGAAGAGAAAATGCTCTACTCAATCCAAACGCCTAAGGTTTCAGTAttttatcaacaacaacaacctagtataattttactagtggggtctggggagggtaggtgtacgcagaccttacccctaccctggggtagaaaGGCTGTTtacgatagaccctcggcttcctccctccaagaactccccaccttgctcttggggtgactcgaactcacaactttTTGGTTGAAAGTgaagggtgcttaccactagagcaacccactcttctCGGGTTTCAATATTTTAAGCACTCTATAATTTAGCCTTGTGTCAGAAACTAAATTAAATCACAGTGTGATGTGACTAGCAATAGAGTGATGAAAAATATAGTACGGAAGTTTAGGTCTAGAATGAATGTATCATATCTTATAGACGTAAGCGAATAAGCCTAGGCTCTTAATTCAAATAGGCCTGGCTCTTAAAGTCTTAAACTCTTAATGAAAAAAGTAAACCTTAATCATTGAGGTGGTTAGCATGCATATTGAGTAATAAGTGAGATTTTAATTCTAATTGTAGTGGATTATTGGCGAAGGGAGATTACGAAATGGCATTGTACAATTTGTGTTATATGTTATAGTGTGTGAATATAAAATAATCCACGaaaatcaattaaaaatatattacaaAAAGATTAACTAGTTGCCATGAGACTACATACAATCATGTTAATATGTTAGTTGTCAAACACCTAAAATATAACTTTGTTTGGAGTCTTATTTGCGAGATTGgcatatataaatttttatttaaaatccATTTGCTTTCTGTTGCCAAAATGCTCCACGGTGTCTGtcaatatttaaaatagaaaaaaacagaagaaaataacTTATGGACATGTTACTACGACGAGCCGGGGTTATTATTAATTTTTGTCCTCGCTagaaattatttataaatataaattttgtatattttttcggTTTAAGAGTGATAATACCCAAACCCGACCCAATACTAACAAAATCCGGATAATATCCACCGTCCACGTGTCAAGATCTGATTGCATGTCCTTCCCCATTCACATTTTCATGACTCTCTCTCCTCTCCCGCCTTCCCTCTTTTTATATTCCCTACAAAAACTCTCCACCATTCTCCCTTTCATTGAACATTCTCTTCATCTTCGCCATCTTCATTCTGTTTCCCCTTgctttttcttctcattttcgTCTTCTTGCAAAAAAAATCAAACGATAATCAGCCAAGAAACAAAGAAAAGGCCAATTAACAACCTCAAATGTTAGCTGAAACTTGTCCCCATAATAATTTATTACCTCATAGTAGTAATTTTTGTAACAACATGGTTCACTCCGTGCCCAATATGTCGTCAACTACCGTTAACGACGACGATTTCGACGTCCGTCAAAGTAGTTTCTCGGCCTATGACCCCAATCGCCTTAGCGCCGAGGGATCTCCTACGATGTTGTCACCTTGGAACCAAAGTTCTCCTTTTAATAAATCCCCTTGGTACAAATTTGACGATGATGTTCCAAAAAACATCCCACAAAATGGTCTCATTGGTTCTCTTGTTCGTGAAGAAGGGCATATATATTCTTTAGCTGCAAAGAATGATAttctttatactggttcggatagCAAAAACATACGTGTTTGGAAAGATATGAAGGAATTTGCTGCTTTTAAATCAAATAGTGGTCTTGTTAAAGCTATTATTATCTCCGGGGAGAAAATTTTCACGGGTCATCAAGATGGAAAGGTACGAATTTGGAAGGTGCAATCGAAGAATCCGAGTAATCATAAACGTGCAGGGAGTTTACCAacattttttgatattttcaaggCTTCCATTAAGCCCAGCAACTATGTTGAGGTAATGTCGAAGTTTGACCATTTTACCtataagttttaaaataaaaataaaaatatttttaatttttaatcataTTATGTCTCAACACTCCCTTTCAAGTGCaagattgtttttttttttcatgagCCAAATacgtgaaaaatattttttgatttttgagtgtCGGTCAAATTTGCCCCCAAGGGTTCTGTTGGTTGGGTGAGTGATTTCCCACATAGAAGACCTAGAATCGATTCTCCTCACCATCATGAGCCTCCTCAGGCAGAGCTCGTCGAATCAGGCGTTACATTTTCGGTGTGATTTGCGAGCTATTGTTCAGTGCACATGTTACCAAATGCGCACCCGAATGATAGCGACTGCGGGTTTTCCTGAAAGTTTTCCTCTGCTTGTTAAAGTATATGATTAGAGTTAACACACTCTTAATTAATTGATTATATTATGTGTCAACATAGGCCAAACACCCGAAAATGTACTAGAGTGTATACTTCATTTTGCTTTTTGGCTGATGATGAAATTTGACTGTAAACCTCTCTGATGTCATGTTGAGGTAGTATGAAATTTAAACATTTTGAGAtaacatatttttaattatattatttctaAATAGGTAAAGCGTAATCGGACAGCCCTTTGGATCAAGCATTGCGACGCAATTTCATGTTTGAGCATGGACCATACTCAAGGCCTTCTCTACTCAGCTTCATGGGATAGAACATTTAAAGTATGGAGAGTTGATAACTCCAAATGTTTGGAATCCGTTAAAGCCCATGACGACGCCGTTAACTCGGTTGTAGCCAGCGTAGACGGAATCGTTTATACCGGTTCAGCAGACGGAACCGTCAAAGTTTGGAAAAGGGAATCCGTAGGAAAAAGCGTAAATCATGTTTTTGTACAAACACTACTGAACCAGGAATGTGCAGTGACGGCTCTAGCGGTTAATAAAACCGGTTCAGTAGTTTACTGCGGTTCGTCGGACGGCGTTGTGAATTTTTGGGAACGTGAAAAACAACTGTCTCACGGAGGGGTACTTACAGGGCATAAATTAGCGGTTCTTTGCTTAGCAGTTGCTGGGAATTTGGTTTTCAGCGGTTCAGCagataaaaatattattgtttGGAAAAGGGACGGTTCGGTTCACACGTGTTTGTCTATATTGACCGGTCATAATGGACCGGTGAAATGTCTAGCGGTCGAGGAAGATAAGGAGTCGACCGGAAGTGAGAGAAAATGGGTGGTTTATAGTGGAAGTCTTGATAAATCGGTGAAAGTTTGGAGTGTTTCAGAAATGGCACCTAATTTGCATCATATGGCCATGAATAATGGTCAAGAAGATGTAAGCTGGGATTCAATCCCATCCGCTAAATATTCATCTGACGGTCCAAGTATATGACACGTGTAATGATGTTGCATTATTCGTCCAAGGTGGTCTTATACAACATTAATCGCATAGACAAGATCAGAAGAAGAACATCAACGAAGGGATTATGGTGTAAATGAGACAATTCTGGTGTGTGAATTTTCTGGCACAATGACTATGTAATTCAGGGTAGGGATGTGGATGAATAACTTCTTTCTTACAATTTCTTAATTACTTATACCACTTTCCTATAATAGCATGTAAAATTATTTACTTTACAAAGTTTTATTCATCTTGTTATGCATCCGTCTCATTTTAGTTACTATTTGGTATTTGAAATTCACCAACCCGACCAATACGAATTTGTGTCTAGTAACATATATCTACTAAAGAGTAAAAACGTTTCTCGTCAAGAGGCTGAGTTTAAACTGAAAACCTCTAATTAAGATGAAACAATCACAACCATCCATTACTTTTCTTCCGATGCATCTGCTCAtctaccttcttttctttattttaatttaaattttactaAAGAATTTCGTTTGTAAAGAATTAGAATGTTTGTTTTGACAAAGGAGTAGGTGGATCTTGTCATTAGCAAAGATGAGTGTGTCACTACTCCCTCTTTTAATCATTTCATGGTTCTATACAAATATATAAAATCTGGCGAATCAGACATCATTTTACGAGTTTACGACCATTTTTTAATCCAATATTTCATACTGCGAAGCATGTTCCATGAAACAACCTGGCTTTGACATACCATTTtaatggaaaaataaaaaatgatgtaTAATTGAATTTCTGCTCACGTTCTCTCATTACTATTGGGCACTAAAAGATTCTTCCGAAGAACAAATCCAGAAACTATAAACTAGACAATTTGTAAGTGATTAATATATTTCACATGCCAATATCTTGACCTACTTCAATGAATTGAATGATTAGAATCTCCATGCATGTAACCGCACGTTGTCAAATCATGAAGTCCTTATTATATTAAGCATAATCCAATGATGATTGTCGCGTAATAGAAACATAACCACCATATCTAATAATGTATACTAGAGTTGAATACTAGGGCCTCGACCACTGGGTACACAATACTTTCAATTACTGTTGAAGACGTAATTAAGAAAATCTAAGTGCAGTTTTTTCTGTATAGCTAATAGTGTCTTAAGCTAGTCACAAACTTTAACATAATATTAGAGAGACATAGGTTGTACATTCGAGTCTACTCATTATTCGGCTTATAAAAAGAAGAGGAGGTGTGTTGAATGCACAGTCAAGAAAATAAGTGTCTTCTCTCTTTAATATCTTAACTGCTAGATTAGGCTCCTTTTGAGCGAGTTCCTAGCCCTTTTTTCATTATCGTTTTTCTCAACATAAATAGAAAGGCCCAACTCACATAATGAGTGACTAAATACTTTATTCAAACATTGCAATGGTTTGATCTTCATCAATGATTAGGCCACCATCATTCCACATTTCGGTTTTCAGGTTGTTGACAACAAATTTGCAAGTCTTGATTGAATTAGCCAATTAGGTATTCGAAAAGAAAgatgaaaaggaaaaaggaaaaaaaaaatcagaagggCTCCAGCACATTTGTTTTTTCCCTCATTCCTTTCTCTTTCTTGCTTGGTACCTCATTATTTTCTCtgtttcttctttccttctttttccactgcaggttggggggggggggggttaggtGGGAGGGGGCCTACTGGCTCTTAATCTCATAACACTCGCAATGACACCTCAAGAAGCCTATCAACCACTTCTATAATGTTGAGAATGAAAGTAAAATACTTTCCTGTTCATAGTCAACTCCCTGAATGAATAAGACTTGTTAAATCAACAGCATTTCCAGACCAACCTCATTACACAGCATCTAGAGTTACTTTACTTTTTATTACTGCTTGGTCCGCTTTGATAATTTAAGAAAGGGCACCTGATACAACCTTTCAAGCACGTGGTTCAACAGTTAAATTAAACGTTCTTCACTGCAATACAAATGGAAAATGATATACTTAAATAATAAACTCATAACAAGAATTAGTCTTAGGTAATTCTCACCACATCTGCTAGATTGTTGGGGTTGATTTCAGCCCAAGGTTCATTTCCTTACATGGTATTAGAGTCAGACCCATTCAATTCTCGATTTACTCGACGTTGGGCCCCATATTATGTTGTCCATGCTCCAGTCCAGTGGGTAGGTTTGGACGGGCGGGGTGTTAAGTTGTCCCACATCGGTTGTGGCAGAATATCAGTAGATATTAACTCAGCAGCCAACGTTATCTTCATCGATAAATTACAAGGCTCGTTGTCCTTGCAAACAGAAGTAAAAACAGACATCTGCTTGAATCTGGACAAAAAAACAATGCTGGATATTGAAACAGAAggccaaaaaatgaaatattgacTCCTGCGGTAGTCTCATTTCACAAAACATTTTCCAATTCAGATAAATTTTCTAAAAGAGTTCAGAGAAGTCACATGAAAATGGAAGAATGAACTTACATCTATATACACTGGAAATGTGATACATTGAGTAAAGGAAGTTCAGATTGTACAAAACGTAACTAGAATTGTATGACAACTGTATCTATCTTAGGTTGGAGCTATTAATTCTGGTGTATGATGGGAAAATGACTACAAGAAGATCGAGGCTTCACAGCACTCTAAGTAGAAGTCACTTGCCGATGTTCTTAATAAGAAAGCCTGCGAGAATGCCTCTTTGATACAGGATGATTATTAAAATTTGGTCCCTGCATATAACCACTTCTACTGCCAAATGAATTTGAGTCAAAAATAGGACCACCTCCTTCTAGTATTTTAAGTACCTGACAGATTAGAAGAAAAAATTAATAAAGTTCTCACCATTCTAAGCACACTTTCCCTGTATTGATGAGGGGAAATATCCAGTTTGAACTCTAAGGAGGTACATTAGGCCTACTGAATGATAAAGAATACAGAAAACACACATCTCtaataaataacaaaagaagaaacgAAAACCTTTGAAATTGGAGGTCGCAGCTGAGGATCTTCCTGTAGACACATGAAGGCAGCATGACTCATCGCCTGTAGTTCATTAGGAAAGTTTTCAAGCGGGGATGAGGTCAAGTTGGAGTCCAGCAAATGATTTTTGAATGCTGAAAGATGATATGGTCCATTTCCAGCTGTAGGGGAAAGGCTTCCTGCAAGCAGGTGCTGACTTCTGTAGCATTGCAAGTCATTGGTTCTTCTACCAGTAATCAACTCCAATACCACCAAGCCAAAAGCATATACGTCAACCTTCTCTGTGACTTTTCCATCATTGGAGTACTCTGGGGCAAGATACCTGAAAAGCAACTTCAAAATAATTCTCATCAAGTAACCACCAATCTATCTGGCAATTTAAACATAGAAATGAGTTCGGAAACGAAAACAAAAATAAGCAGCCTTAGAGCTTAGGATCTCTGTTTAGAGGTCTACAAAACAAGGCTGAAAAGATCTAGTCTATCAATAATAATAAGCAATAATTAGGGTAAGAATGAGATGTATTTAACATAGACatacagaaaacagaaaattacctTGAAGTTCTAATTAGATGTTCATCTTCAGAAACATCCCACTCATTGTACAATCGTGCAAGCCCAAAATCAGCAACCTTAAATAAACAAACCATCTGATTAGGTTTTGTTCATTGCTTCTACAAAAGGATAAGTGTGTTTGTCCATAATCACATGCAATTATAGATATCTTAAGATCTCTCAAATATAATAGCTTTTCTCATCCAAATGGCAAGTGTATGGATTTGGTTCATCTGATGTAAAAACATCTGCTGTACTTGACACTCAAAAGCTGGAAAGATAAACATGCTTCACCAGAACCACCAGTAAAACTTACCAAAGGTTCAAAATCATGAGTTAAGAGAATGTTTTTTGGTCTGAGATCTCTGTGAACTATACATCCCACTCTGCAATCTTCATGAAGGTAACGTAAGCCTCTTGCTGTCCCAATAGCTATCTTAAGGCGTGAGCTCCAATCTAGAGCTGTTTCCTTCGTTCCTGCAAAATTTATTTGAACATCAAGGTGTTTCAAGTCCAGCACTGATTGAATTCCACATAAAGCAGCACCATACGTTGAATAGTAGACGAACTTTAAAGAGAAAAATTGAACAGAAAATACCATGCAAATGAAAGTCCAACGACTTGTTGCAAATAAACTCATATACTAATAGTCTCCTATTTCCCTGAATGCAGTAACCAACCAGCAGCACAACATTCCTGTGCTGGGCACAGCTCAAAACTCGAACTTCTCTATGAAAATCGGCGTCTGCTTGAGATCCAATAAACTTTAGCTGTTTTACAGCAACAACCACTCCATCCCTTAAAACCCCTTTATGAACCAGACCAAACCCGCCTTCTGCTAGAAAATTTGTGTCTGAGAATCCATTTGTTGCTTCCTCTAGCTCTTCATAGCGAAATTGTTTTGGAGGCTTTCCAAAAGATGGTGCTATACATTGACAGAATGAACATAGAGGAGGAGGTATCGAGGAAGTTCGACCTAAAGAGACTGCTTCTCTGATGCTGGAGTTAAGATAGTCCCTGTCAGTATCTCGATTCAACTTGCTTCCTTGGGTATTTGGGTTTTGGTTGTATTCAATAGAATTCTCATGTTTATTTCCAGAAGTGACAGAACGTGAGATAATTTTGCAGTTTTCTACAGCTGAATTGTTGTCAGCAATAATATGGTTTTGCTGAATCCAAAGGATTGTTTTATGAGTATGATTTTGAGATTTAGGAACTGTTGAGAGAGTTATTATCCTTTCCCCAAAAGAGTGCAGCTCGTTTACCGGATGATCATATCCATTTCGCTTGTGGACCGGTGAAAATGTTTCTTTACTGAACCCTTCATACAGGGGATTCCGCTCATATAGAAGGAATGTGTCTGGATCAGTCAATGAATTCAGTAATGGAGTTCTAATATAGGATGTTCTTTGATCCTCAGGACTGGTCACTGGAGTAGAATGCTTCATTCTTTCATCCTGTATTTCTCTACTATCCTTAACAGGAGAGGAATTGGCAGAAAAGAAAGGAGTTTGGAGTTCCTCTGGACATCCTAGATTTAGTCTGAGAACTTTCGGTTTAGAACCCTTCATCACTACAATGTTGCAACGAAGTTCTTCCATGCAATGCTTACGCTCTAACTTCAATTTTCTGTAGaaaaaaattgataaaagaaaaagaaatgagtcCACGAGATATTAAAACAGGGAAAAAGAAGCATAGTGCCATATGCACAAACAAAGATATGATGAGATGATCCCATATAAAACAGTAGAGATAAACTATTAAGTAGCAATTGCAATTACAGAATCTAGTAAGGTACATGTAGAACGTATAGAAGTAACATACACCTCCTATACATGTTTCAGTTAGAGATAAGTGGAGCAACAATATATGGTATATTTTGGTATTACAGCTTTTTCCATAATCAAGCAATATGCATGCAGATCAACTAAAGTTATTGAGAAAAGATATTTTAGGCAAAGATGAATAGAGAGTATAAAAGGATATAACACATTTACATGCTATTACTTGTCCAAAATGACCCAGCTGACTGCATTGTTTTTAGCTTCAGCTGCCACCACACCAGCAGACAAAGCTGAGACGACCTTAATTCGCACCCTGACCTACAAACAGaaggtgatttaaattaaaaactcattattgttatgtttatttgcaaGGTTAATATCGTTTTCAGACTACAGTCACTATAATTTCCTTCTTGACAAGcgtaaatcttttttttttttaatctttaacAGTAAATATAATTACTTTTCTGCacactttctctttcttttcttttaatttcctcaGTCCAGGAAAAGTAAAGTGCCAACCGCACATTGTAGCGATAATGATTGATCAGCAAAATTATCATTGAGTTATCATACCTAAATCAGCAGAAGTATAAAAGATTCCATAATATTTTATTACCTACCAGACATTTCTTATGGAGAGCACATGCAACCCCTTATACATTATTAGCTTCAAGTACAACAGTTTACATTGGATCCTGACAAGCTTAGAATCTTCTTAAACCTTAATAGAACTCAATTATATCAGACATTGAGATTGAAGAACCAATTAGTATGTGATTAACTACTGAATTTTATTTCTATCCACAACTAGTGGCGGATGTAGCGTAGTATCAATGGGTTCAACTGAATCCATAACTTTTGATGCGGAGTAAatttttatatgtaaaaattcactaaaattacaaaaatagtagatatgaactcataactttaaaaatataatgggttcaatgctaaaaacattaaaagttgaacccatagaatTTAAATCATGGATCCGCCTCTGTCCACAACAGtgtaaaagaaaattatttttacagTTAAATGTGACTGACTATGTTTAATCTACACATTTAACTGCTGTTTATTTTAACTTGCACGGAATGGCCCAAATGTTTTTTTATATCATAAGTGGATGAAAGTTAAACTCATTATAGTGATTTTCTAACAGCTGAAATTACTTACGGTTACTTTTTACCACCGTTGACCATAACAACATGTTGCACACAGTAATTCATCAAACAATAAacagttaaaactaaaagttaAAAGCAGTTCCCTCCTAGTAAAGCAAATGCAGTTACCAGAGTCAATGGAGGATGGTTAAAAGAGGATAAAAACAGAGGCACTTGAGTAATTTTTACTACTggtaaaaggaagtaattttacTTACATCTATATGATCGTGAAATTGAAGAACCATCTGAGAACAAGTCTCCGTGATTTGTCCGATTCGATCATGCGAATTCGTCCTTTCATTACTTCGGCAGTCACCTCTCATCCTCGGAAATCCCCAAAATCTCCTTCTCTCTGTAAAaatcgtaaaaaaaaaaaaaggtgaaattAAGAAATTTGAACGGTTTCATAAGCTTAACTTGCTAAAATTCATACAGTAGTAACATTACCGGTTTTGTCGTCGGCAAATACGGCGAGCAACGTAATGCAATCGCCAGGACGAACAACGTGAGTGAGAGCCCAAGCTAGTGCAGTCTTAGTGATCACCTTCTCCGCCTTCACGGCGACAATCACTTTGTCGGCCAGATGAGGAGAAATGCCACGTGGCATCGACTGAGTCCGCCGTTCGGGTTTTGGCGGGAACATTGTATGACGTCAGATTCCGGCGACCGATGTGAAGCTAAGCTTCGGgggaaggagagagagagagttttgttTTGAGTGTTGAGCGGTTGGTTAACTACTTGTCGGGAGGGAGAGCTATGTGGTCTATAGTATGGGGAGCTAAGAGGTGGGGAGTgattgtgatttgtgattttaataaTGAAATGAATACTCGCTTAACTGTTAAGAAAGTGACTCTAAGTTGGAATTAATTTCCATAAATGCGGCAAATTAAACCATATACTAATAGAGGCAAGTTAATCTGCACTTGCAATTGATGTAAGGAACCTCATATTTTACAGTAATaagtttaacttatatacatcAATAATGTAAAATTAgattgtttttatttattatagGAATTTCACTTTCACGAAGAGTTACTTTGTACTTTTGGAGTAGACACATCAATTGCAGCAAATGTAGAGGAAGAAATTCTTACTCTTTGGATTAAGATGTTGGCACCATCTATTTCTCTTATTGATTATCTTCACTATGGTCAAAATTTATGATTAGGGAAGGATTACGTCTTCTAGAGAACTTATTATTGACCCCCAAAAATAAACTTTGTGACCCTTCTTCCAAAATTACCGGGTCATTTTGTCGAGTTCCTTCGACATGATTTCTTCGGTAATAAGAAATTTTTAACAATGTGTATATAAACTCTTTTATAGATACATACTTAAAACTGAAAACAATTTAGCTAGGTTTATCATTTTAGACATAGCCATTTGAAAAAATTTCTGAGTTAGAAGCGAACTATCCCTTTTAATGGTCCTATTCAATGCGAGTTCAAATTAGTTGGACCATCATATCTCTACTCATATAAAATCTATTTTAACTTTTCTTATTTATTAGAATCCATTTTCAGGCTTTGTATTAAGGGAAAAaaactaacaaaagaaaatctagCTAACGTTAAACGCTACGTAAAAATTGTGCTTTGTTCAAATTTCAAAAGAGTAGTATATGGAAATATTTCTTAAGACGAAATACAGATGCAGTTTTAATATTTTACTACTTACCAAATTCTTAGGACATGATATCAATTTTCTTTCATGAGGGAATTAGTGTATTCCTCAGAGCTATTTAGTTGTAAGCTAATTCCAATTTCAGAGGTTTAATTAGTTGAAGTGGCAGCAACAGCTATTAATTAGAACTGTGTACAACTCATATTTCTAAGAATGAATGTTTCGATGACCACTTCTATAATGACAGAACGTAATGTCAAGATTTGGTAacagaagttttttttttctttgagaaATACTTTAGACACATAAATTGTTAAGTAATCCCAAGAAGAAATTAAACTTAGCTATGCCAAGTTACCTAAATTGTTAAGTACATATGACTACCATGTGGATTGATAAACTCATGTAAAAGAGAGTAGTAATTTATTACAATAATATGTTAAATTACATTAATATACTAGTACAATCAATATGTATAATTTAAAGGTCCTATACGCATATACAAAGGAATCAAGAAAGCTCAGCGTTAACATAAACAGCCAAGCAAAACAGACTAATTGGGAGTGAGTGCGTGATAATGATGTATGGAAAATAATGTAGGGCTGGGA
The nucleotide sequence above comes from Nicotiana tabacum cultivar K326 chromosome 12, ASM71507v2, whole genome shotgun sequence. Encoded proteins:
- the LOC107793767 gene encoding protein JINGUBANG-like; this encodes MLAETCPHNNLLPHSSNFCNNMVHSVPNMSSTTVNDDDFDVRQSSFSAYDPNRLSAEGSPTMLSPWNQSSPFNKSPWYKFDDDVPKNIPQNGLIGSLVREEGHIYSLAAKNDILYTGSDSKNIRVWKDMKEFAAFKSNSGLVKAIIISGEKIFTGHQDGKVRIWKVQSKNPSNHKRAGSLPTFFDIFKASIKPSNYVEVKRNRTALWIKHCDAISCLSMDHTQGLLYSASWDRTFKVWRVDNSKCLESVKAHDDAVNSVVASVDGIVYTGSADGTVKVWKRESVGKSVNHVFVQTLLNQECAVTALAVNKTGSVVYCGSSDGVVNFWEREKQLSHGGVLTGHKLAVLCLAVAGNLVFSGSADKNIIVWKRDGSVHTCLSILTGHNGPVKCLAVEEDKESTGSERKWVVYSGSLDKSVKVWSVSEMAPNLHHMAMNNGQEDVSWDSIPSAKYSSDGPSI
- the LOC107793766 gene encoding inactive protein kinase SELMODRAFT_444075 isoform X2, which gives rise to MSGCELRSSQLCLLVWWQLKLKTMQSAGSFWTSNSIKLKLERKHCMEELRCNIVVMKGSKPKVLRLNLGCPEELQTPFFSANSSPVKDSREIQDERMKHSTPVTSPEDQRTSYIRTPLLNSLTDPDTFLLYERNPLYEGFSKETFSPVHKRNGYDHPVNELHSFGERIITLSTVPKSQNHTHKTILWIQQNHIIADNNSAVENCKIISRSVTSGNKHENSIEYNQNPNTQGSKLNRDTDRDYLNSSIREAVSLGRTSSIPPPLCSFCQCIAPSFGKPPKQFRYEELEEATNGFSDTNFLAEGGFGLVHKGVLRDGVVVAVKQLKFIGSQADADFHREVRVLSCAQHRNVVLLVGYCIQGNRRLLVYEFICNKSLDFHLHGTKETALDWSSRLKIAIGTARGLRYLHEDCRVGCIVHRDLRPKNILLTHDFEPLVADFGLARLYNEWDVSEDEHLIRTSRYLAPEYSNDGKVTEKVDVYAFGLVVLELITGRRTNDLQCYRSQHLLAGSLSPTAGNGPYHLSAFKNHLLDSNLTSSPLENFPNELQAMSHAAFMCLQEDPQLRPPISKVLKILEGGGPIFDSNSFGSRSGYMQGPNFNNHPVSKRHSRRLSY
- the LOC107793766 gene encoding inactive protein kinase SELMODRAFT_444075 isoform X1 — protein: MFPPKPERRTQSMPRGISPHLADKVIVAVKAEKVITKTALAWALTHVVRPGDCITLLAVFADDKTERRRFWGFPRMRGDCRSNERTNSHDRIGQITETCSQMVLQFHDHIDVRVRIKVVSALSAGVVAAEAKNNAVSWVILDKKLKLERKHCMEELRCNIVVMKGSKPKVLRLNLGCPEELQTPFFSANSSPVKDSREIQDERMKHSTPVTSPEDQRTSYIRTPLLNSLTDPDTFLLYERNPLYEGFSKETFSPVHKRNGYDHPVNELHSFGERIITLSTVPKSQNHTHKTILWIQQNHIIADNNSAVENCKIISRSVTSGNKHENSIEYNQNPNTQGSKLNRDTDRDYLNSSIREAVSLGRTSSIPPPLCSFCQCIAPSFGKPPKQFRYEELEEATNGFSDTNFLAEGGFGLVHKGVLRDGVVVAVKQLKFIGSQADADFHREVRVLSCAQHRNVVLLVGYCIQGNRRLLVYEFICNKSLDFHLHGTKETALDWSSRLKIAIGTARGLRYLHEDCRVGCIVHRDLRPKNILLTHDFEPLVADFGLARLYNEWDVSEDEHLIRTSRYLAPEYSNDGKVTEKVDVYAFGLVVLELITGRRTNDLQCYRSQHLLAGSLSPTAGNGPYHLSAFKNHLLDSNLTSSPLENFPNELQAMSHAAFMCLQEDPQLRPPISKVLKILEGGGPIFDSNSFGSRSGYMQGPNFNNHPVSKRHSRRLSY